The Pyxidicoccus sp. MSG2 DNA segment GTGCGGTGAGCTCCATGCAGCGCTCACGGCTCAAGTCCAGACATTGGATGCCATTGCGCGCGGCGACGCGGCAGCGCTTCTCAATGTCGAGCTCTGTCGCCACGATCAGCGCACGCGCGCCCTTCTGCGCCGAGTGGGCGAGGCACTCGGCGGACGTGCTCACTGTCAAGGACTGGGGTCATGGACCGCGTGAGGGTCGGCCCGCGCAGACGGGCCGCAATACGGGGCCAACGGCGGCAGCCGGGCCCGGCCCGCCCCCTGGAGGCCGCCTCGCATGCGGCCGCAGCCCCCGCCCCCGCTGCCCGGGCCTGCGCCGTCATCGGCTGCGGGAGGCCCCACCGCAGCCAGGGCCACTGCGCGGCCCACTACCAGAAGCGGCGCCTCATGGTGGCCACCGGCCGCCTCCACCTGGCCTGGGTGGAAGGCGCGGCTCCCCACAGCATCCCTGACGTCATCCTCCCGCGCGGGCGCAGGCCGAAGGCCGAGACTGCGCAGCCTTCGTCAGCGGCGCCGCCCCCCATCCCAACGCCGAAGGTGTGGGTGCAGAAGAAGGGACAAGGCGTGCTGCCTCTCGGCCCTGGGCTGGTAAGCGCCGCCGTGGCCCCGAACACTCGCCCTGTCAGGCGACAACAATTTCTGCCCCCCTCACGCCAGTAAAACTGACCCCCTCCGGGAGGGCCGTTTGTTGCTGCTCGTCGTCGGGGTCGCCGCCGAAGCTCCGCCCGCGGGGGCTGTTTCCCCGCGGGCGGAGCGTAGGCCCTTCCGGGCCCTCACGCTCGTCTTCTGCTACTCGGTGGAGCTCTGCGCCGTTGCCGTGCCGCGCGTCAGCAGCCCGGCCTTGCGCTTGTGCCGCAGCCGGTAGCTGTCGCCCTGGATGAGGAGCGTGTGGCTGTGGTGCAGCAGTCGGTTGAGGATGGCCGCCGCCAGCACGTCGTCACCGAGGACGTGGCCCTATTGGCCGACGAGCTGGTTGGTGGTGATGAGCATGCTGCCCTTCTCATACCGGCGCGCCACCAACTGGAAGAAGAGGTGGGCGGCGCGCTTCTCGAAGGGCAGGTAGCCCAGTTCGTCGATGACGAGCAGCTTGGGCTTGGCGAAGTAGTTGAGCTTGTCGCGCAGGGCCCCCTCACTCTCGGCCTTGGCGAGCGCGGCGAGCAGCGTCGTCGCGGACGTGAAGAGGACGGAGTGGCCGGCCTCGACGGCGGCGCGCCCCAGGCCGATGGCCAGATGCGTCTTGCCCACGCTTGGTGGCCCGAAGACGAGGACGTTCTCCGCGCTCGCGATGAAACGCCCCTGGGCGAGCTCGCGCACCAGCTTCGCGTCCACGCCAGGCTGCGCCCGGAAGTCGAAGTCCTCAAGCGTCTTGACGGCCGGGAAGTGGGCGATGGTGATGCCCATGCTGACGCGCTTTCTCTGCTTGGCGCCCACCTCCTCGCGCGGCAAGCCGTCGAGGAAGGCCAGGTAGCTGGGCTCGCCGCGGGCCGATTCCGACAGCAGCGCGTCGAGTCTCTCGGCGAGGTGTCCGAGGCGCAGCCGCTGCAGGTGCTCCACGACGCGCGCGTGCACGGTGTCGGCGCTCACGCGGCACCTCGCTTCACGCCGCCCGCGATGGCCCTCTCGTAGTCCGCGAGGCTGCGGCCCAGCGCATTCAATGCCGAGGGTGCGGCAGCGCTCGCCACCCCCGAAACCTCCTTGGGCTGCTGTCGCCACAGGCCCTGCCAGTGCTCGGCCTTGATGATGCGCGCGTGCGGCTCGCGGCCGCGTGTGTGCCGGGCCACCTCGACTCCGCCGTGGAAGATGCGCACGTCGGCGTCGCCGACGAGGACCTCCACATGCTCGCGCACGAGCCGGTGCGGCACGCTGTAGCGAATGGTGTCCACGTCGACGAGGGCGTCGTGGGCCACCCGTCGTTTCAGACGCTGCTCGCGCCGTGGCAGCGCGCGCAGCGGCAGCGCACGCAGCGCCGTCTTTTCGTCGCGCTCAAAGCGGGCCGCGGGCGTCTCGTGCGTCGTGCCATGCACCCGGACATCCGCATCGACCATCCATGCGGCCAGGTGCGCCTGCAGCCCGGCGAAGGACTCGAAGGTGCGTGCGGCGAGCGCGTTGCGCTTGACGTACTTCACCCCCGACTCCGTCTTGCCTTTGGTGCGTGCGCGATATGGCCCGCAGGCGCGAGGGGTGACGTCCCAGGTCGAGCCCGACACGCACTGCTGAAGGCGCTGGCGCACGGCTTCCGTCTGGTCCGGCGCTTCGGCCAGCCGCGCCGCCATGGGCTCGATGCTCTTGCGCTCTCCATCCAGCAGCAGCCCGGTGACGTATCCGTCCATGGCGCGACGCCTCTCCGTGCGTCCCATTCCCGTCGTCATTGTGTCCAGGAACTCGGAGAGCTCTCGGTCGAGCTTGTGCAGTTGTGCGAGCGTCATGCCTCATCAACACCGGGCTGCCATGCCCGA contains these protein-coding regions:
- a CDS encoding Mu transposase domain-containing protein: MHKLDRELSEFLDTMTTGMGRTERRRAMDGYVTGLLLDGERKSIEPMAARLAEAPDQTEAVRQRLQQCVSGSTWDVTPRACGPYRARTKGKTESGVKYVKRNALAARTFESFAGLQAHLAAWMVDADVRVHGTTHETPAARFERDEKTALRALPLRALPRREQRLKRRVAHDALVDVDTIRYSVPHRLVREHVEVLVGDADVRIFHGGVEVARHTRGREPHARIIKAEHWQGLWRQQPKEVSGVASAAAPSALNALGRSLADYERAIAGGVKRGAA